The following proteins come from a genomic window of Winogradskyella sp. PC-19:
- a CDS encoding MbnP family protein — MKKIFALLILASLCFYSCSDDDAPGETNVNATFNFSHNWDGTPVTSSDFNTFQYTNENGETISIERLRYLISDVTFTNSDNEVIELDVYNLINLTNDTNLSFDLGSQIPTGDYRNVSFTFGFDNEDNSENYIDLNSASFNVPDMLGGGYHYMQFDGEYLDANNNQLGFNYHAIRAVDNPGADPTFPQDTFFTVNLGAVAIGDNTTFNIEMNIAEWFKGPNTWDLNQLNTFLMPNSAAQILMSENGRNVFSLESVSQ; from the coding sequence ATGAAAAAGATTTTTGCCCTTTTAATCTTAGCATCTTTATGTTTCTATTCTTGTAGTGATGATGACGCTCCAGGAGAAACAAATGTAAATGCAACTTTTAACTTTAGCCATAATTGGGATGGCACTCCTGTAACGAGCTCAGATTTTAATACCTTTCAGTATACCAACGAAAATGGAGAAACGATTAGTATCGAACGGCTTCGGTATTTAATTTCTGATGTCACTTTTACGAATTCAGATAACGAAGTCATAGAACTAGATGTCTATAACTTAATAAATCTTACAAACGACACTAATCTAAGTTTTGACTTAGGCTCTCAAATACCAACAGGAGATTACAGAAATGTCTCTTTTACTTTTGGTTTTGATAATGAAGACAATAGCGAAAATTATATAGATTTAAATTCTGCATCATTTAATGTGCCTGATATGTTAGGTGGCGGTTACCACTACATGCAATTCGATGGGGAATATTTAGACGCAAACAACAATCAGCTAGGCTTTAACTATCATGCAATTAGAGCTGTAGATAATCCAGGAGCTGACCCTACTTTTCCACAGGATACTTTTTTTACAGTTAATCTTGGTGCAGTCGCTATCGGCGATAATACAACTTTTAATATTGAAATGAACATTGCTGAATGGTTTAAAGGTCCAAACACTTGGGACTTAAATCAGTTGAATACTTTTCTTATGCCAAATTCTGCAG
- a CDS encoding choice-of-anchor B family protein, which translates to MKITKLTLGLLLCLMTLFTLSCNDEESPASPPPTNGSGVDTDNDGIDDDVDNCPNTPNNDQADANNDGIGDVCDEDLDDDGVLNDNDNCPINANPDQLDTDSDGEGDVCDSDDDNDGVLDVDDNCPLIANPGQEDADNDGIGDVCDDSDSPLFPCEGGMAGPFPCDGIDVMGTIDVATLGGSTASNIEGSDIWGWTDPTTNKEYALVGLTNTTAFVDITDPINPVFLGRLNSSAGTNFWRDVKVYDNYAFIVADNVGNHGMQVFDLTRLRNVTTPQTFTVDALYNGVGSCHNIVINESEAVAYLVGCTSTNGGGPIFVDISNPLNPTFLGDYTAGGYSHDAQVITYNGPDQDYQGKEIYVGSNGNTDKVVILDVTDKSNVIPISEFTYPQTAYAHQGWFTEDQRYFILGDEIDERQFGFNTKTLIFDFSDLDNPVPSANYFGPTAAIDHNGYVLGNEYYLSNYRAGMRILDISNIASPTNPMTETHFIDTYLPNDDSEFNGVWSVYPYFSSGNIVIGDIERGLIIVRKSM; encoded by the coding sequence ATGAAAATCACAAAACTTACCCTTGGATTACTACTATGTTTGATGACTCTCTTTACATTGAGTTGTAATGATGAAGAATCTCCTGCATCGCCACCACCTACAAATGGCTCTGGAGTAGATACAGATAATGATGGTATTGATGATGATGTAGATAACTGTCCCAATACACCTAATAATGACCAAGCCGATGCAAATAACGATGGTATAGGTGATGTTTGTGACGAAGATTTAGATGACGATGGTGTTTTAAATGATAACGACAACTGTCCTATTAACGCAAATCCAGACCAACTAGATACTGATAGTGATGGAGAAGGTGACGTCTGTGATTCTGATGATGATAATGATGGCGTTTTAGACGTTGACGATAATTGCCCTTTAATAGCTAATCCAGGACAAGAAGATGCTGACAACGATGGTATTGGTGATGTTTGTGATGACTCAGATAGCCCATTGTTTCCATGTGAAGGCGGAATGGCTGGTCCGTTTCCTTGTGATGGTATTGATGTTATGGGAACTATAGATGTCGCTACACTCGGCGGCAGTACTGCTTCTAACATAGAAGGTAGTGATATTTGGGGTTGGACTGACCCAACCACAAACAAAGAATATGCTTTAGTTGGTCTAACAAATACGACCGCTTTTGTAGATATTACAGATCCAATAAACCCTGTGTTTCTCGGTCGATTAAACTCAAGTGCAGGCACAAATTTTTGGAGAGATGTAAAAGTATATGATAATTATGCTTTTATCGTTGCTGATAACGTAGGTAATCATGGTATGCAAGTTTTTGACCTTACACGATTAAGAAACGTTACTACTCCACAAACTTTTACAGTTGACGCACTTTACAACGGCGTTGGTAGCTGTCATAATATTGTAATTAACGAAAGTGAAGCTGTTGCCTACTTAGTTGGTTGCACATCTACTAATGGTGGTGGTCCAATCTTTGTTGATATTTCAAACCCACTTAATCCGACTTTTTTAGGAGACTATACAGCTGGTGGCTATTCTCACGATGCACAAGTTATTACTTATAATGGCCCTGATCAGGATTATCAAGGTAAAGAAATCTATGTAGGAAGTAACGGAAATACTGATAAAGTTGTGATTTTAGATGTTACAGATAAATCTAATGTTATTCCTATAAGCGAATTCACTTATCCTCAAACTGCATATGCACACCAAGGTTGGTTTACCGAAGATCAACGTTATTTTATATTAGGTGATGAGATTGATGAACGCCAGTTTGGATTCAATACTAAAACTTTGATATTTGATTTTTCTGATTTAGATAACCCAGTTCCATCAGCAAACTATTTTGGCCCGACAGCTGCAATAGATCATAATGGCTATGTTTTGGGTAACGAATACTACTTGTCAAATTATCGTGCAGGTATGCGTATACTAGATATTTCTAATATTGCTTCCCCTACAAATCCAATGACTGAAACTCATTTTATAGATACTTACCTGCCAAATGATGATTCAGAATTTAACGGAGTATGGAGTGTATACCCTTATTTTAGTAGTGGTAATATAGTAATAGGAGATATCGAGCGTGGTCTTATTATTGTCCGAAAGAGTATGTAA
- the thiL gene encoding thiamine-phosphate kinase, which yields MIEDKNPQRTPLSELGEFKLIEHLTQNFKINHKSTVLGIGDDAAILSSEKKQIVVSTDLLVEGVHFDLSYVPLKHLGYKAVMVNLSDVCAMNALPTQITVSIAVSNRFPLEALEELYAGIETASRMYNVDVIGGDTTSSTSGLIISITAIGEVEAEKVVKRSGAKPNDLLVVTGDLGGAYMGLQVLEREKEVFKVNPQSQPDLSMYTYIVERQLKPEARKDIVDLLKELKVKPTSMIDISDGLSSEVMHLCKQSNVGVDVYENKIPLDPQVISTCEEFNIDSTTIALNGGEDYELLMTISQEDFPKIKGNPNLTVIGYMTEADRGMHLVTRGDTKIPIIAKGWKNFNETETE from the coding sequence ATGATAGAAGATAAGAATCCACAACGTACACCATTGAGCGAACTAGGTGAGTTTAAATTAATTGAACATTTAACACAAAACTTTAAGATAAATCATAAATCTACAGTTTTGGGAATTGGAGATGATGCTGCTATTTTAAGTTCAGAGAAAAAGCAAATTGTGGTTTCAACAGATTTATTAGTTGAAGGTGTTCATTTTGATTTAAGCTATGTACCGTTGAAACATTTAGGGTACAAAGCTGTTATGGTCAACTTATCTGATGTTTGTGCGATGAATGCTTTACCAACCCAGATTACTGTTTCTATTGCGGTATCTAATCGTTTTCCGTTAGAAGCTTTAGAAGAATTATATGCAGGTATTGAAACCGCTTCGCGAATGTATAACGTTGATGTTATTGGTGGTGATACAACATCATCTACATCGGGTTTGATTATTTCTATTACAGCCATCGGCGAAGTTGAGGCAGAAAAAGTTGTAAAACGTTCTGGAGCAAAACCAAATGATTTATTAGTGGTTACAGGAGATTTAGGAGGTGCTTATATGGGTTTACAAGTTTTGGAGCGCGAAAAAGAAGTTTTTAAAGTCAATCCTCAAAGTCAACCAGATTTATCAATGTACACTTATATTGTTGAAAGACAATTAAAACCTGAGGCTCGAAAAGACATCGTTGATTTATTAAAAGAATTGAAAGTGAAACCTACTAGTATGATTGATATTAGTGATGGGTTATCATCAGAAGTCATGCACTTATGCAAACAGAGTAATGTGGGTGTTGATGTTTATGAAAACAAAATTCCTTTAGACCCACAAGTTATTTCTACTTGCGAAGAATTTAATATAGACAGTACAACAATAGCGTTAAATGGAGGAGAAGATTATGAGTTATTAATGACAATTTCTCAAGAAGATTTCCCTAAAATAAAAGGCAACCCTAATCTTACTGTAATTGGTTATATGACTGAAGCGGATAGAGGTATGCACTTGGTAACTCGAGGAGATACGAAGATACCAATCATAGCAAAAGGTTGGAAAAATTTTAATGAAACCGAAACGGAATAA